The following DNA comes from Gammaproteobacteria bacterium.
AATTCGCCTTCCTTCGCCTGCCGCCGCATCGAGGCCACGACCCGATCGCCGATGACGAGACAGCGTATGTCGGCGCCGCGGGCTTCCTTGATGAATTCCTGCACCAGAAAATTCGCGTGCAGTTCCCGAAACGCGTCGATCAGACTCTCGGCCGCCTGATGCGTCTCCGCCAGCACCACGCCTTTGCCCTGCGTGCCCTCCAGCAGCTTGACTACCAGTGGCGCGCCGCCTACCAGCTTGATCAGCGCCTGAGTGTCATCGACCGAATGCGCAAAGCCGGTCATGGGTAATCCTACGCCGGAGCGCGCGAGGATCTGCAACGAGCGCAGCTTGTCGCGCGAACGCGTGATGGCCACCGATTCGTTCAACGGATAGGCGCCCATCACCTCGAACTGGCGCAGCACAGCCGCGCCGTAATAGGTGATAGTCGCGCCGATTCGCGGGATTACTGCGTCCACGTTTTCCAGCTTGTCGCCGCGATAGTAGACGCTGGGCCGGTGCGAGACGATGTCCATGTAGCACTTGGTGGTATCGACCACGCGCACCTCGTGCCCGCGCTGCTCGCAAGCCTCGACCAGCCGGCGGGTCGAATAAAGCCGCCGATTGCGCGATAGAATCACGATTTTCAAAACGGCTGCCCCTTGCTCGATTGGCGGTTTGTCAGGCATTCAATTTTGAATCGCGGGCTTGCCCGCCGCGTAGGAACGCAGGGGGTCGACCAGGAAGCGGCCACGCAGCGCGGTGCGTCCGAGCAGCATGCGGAAGCGCATCGTATCACGATCGGTCAAGGTGACCTCGATGGGAACCGCGGTCGCGCCGATGACGACGCGCGTGGAGATAAACACGCGCAATTCACGGTGCCCCCCCGAGTCGGTGACTTCACGCTGATACAAAACGTCCGCGACGCAATGCCGTTCGATATCGGTGCGACCCTGGAGCGGATGCACGCCGAAGCGCACCCGCAGCCGGCCCTGTTCCTCATACGTTCGGACATAGTACGCATGCAAGGTCGAGGTGCGCGCGCCGGTGTCCACCTTGGCCTTGATGCGCGCGATGCCGAGGTCGGGCAGCGCCATCCATTCCCGCCAGCCGACCGCGTTGCTTTTTGTCGCCATGCGTCAGTGCCAATGGTTTATTCTTTGCGCGGCCAGAGCATCGACCGACGCTGATGGTTCGTAAAGACTCATAGGGCGCGTATGCTACTATTTTTGCGAAGGTCGGCAAGCGTCCGGCGGGCGGGTAGCGTCAGTAAAGTTTGTTCGATGCAACGGGCGGGCCGCGACCCATCGACCGCGGCGAAGCGTGCGACTCAGGATATAAAACTCAAACGGGATGCAGTTCCGACATTTTTTGATCATTGCATGCGCATGCGCGGTTGGACCGGCGTCGGCGATCACCGGCGTCGATGTCGAGGTCAGCGGTCTGCAAGCGACACTGGCCGAGAACGTGCGCGTT
Coding sequences within:
- the rimK gene encoding 30S ribosomal protein S6--L-glutamate ligase, which translates into the protein MKIVILSRNRRLYSTRRLVEACEQRGHEVRVVDTTKCYMDIVSHRPSVYYRGDKLENVDAVIPRIGATITYYGAAVLRQFEVMGAYPLNESVAITRSRDKLRSLQILARSGVGLPMTGFAHSVDDTQALIKLVGGAPLVVKLLEGTQGKGVVLAETHQAAESLIDAFRELHANFLVQEFIKEARGADIRCLVIGDRVVASMRRQAKEGEFRSNLHRGGTAGLVKLTPEERSTAVRAARRIGLNVAGVDMLRANHGPVIMEVNSSPGLEGIESATGKDVAAQIVAFIEKDARPHRTKTRGKG
- a CDS encoding ATP-dependent zinc protease is translated as MATKSNAVGWREWMALPDLGIARIKAKVDTGARTSTLHAYYVRTYEEQGRLRVRFGVHPLQGRTDIERHCVADVLYQREVTDSGGHRELRVFISTRVVIGATAVPIEVTLTDRDTMRFRMLLGRTALRGRFLVDPLRSYAAGKPAIQN